The genomic window ACAGAATTCCTGTGCGTGCGCTTGAAGTATGCATAACGAGTAAGAGTATAGTTATTTTGTAAAATCagcactatcaatattatctatTAGTATCCCCATGTAACAAATGAAGCTACGTAATCATCGAGTTCtgaaaaacacacagaaatacaatTGTTTGCAGTCTGAGAATTCTCAACACCTTTCTACTACAAACATAAATGGCCCCTAAAGCTTGAGCAAGAACCCATAAATGGACTCTGTCTGCCATAAAGGGACATTGTCCAGCGATTGATCACACTTGTTTGccagtttatcttttctttctctgtgtcagcTGGACGTTAATACAATGGGGATCGGCTTGCCAAAGTTGAAGGAGAGTGAGGCTTCAAAGACCTGATGTCTGAGCGGGGATCCATCCTTACCCTGAGCTTCCCATCAGGGTGGAACCTCTACATCAGTggttccccatttttttttttttttcctggtcgTTTCCCACTCTTCATACAGGATACTTGTCCAAGGCCCACCGTAAGGCGTAACCCATAACTACAGTGACTACAGTCCTACCATCATTAGGTTCATATATAAACCACTTTAGCAATTCCTGTAATTTTATTGATTCCaagttttttgttctttatataaAGGCTTTGTTGAAATGATACGAAAGAAGTTTAATAATATAGTTTTATATGCACATCATATCCTCAGATTATGGCCCCCCAGGGGGCCAAGGCCCACAGTTTAAAGGAGAGTGTTCTAaggttattatttattcatttattattaagaaGCATGTTCTATTTTAAATcccaaaaaggataaaagaacagTGGAGATGTAAGAGAAGAATTTTCCATGCACTTTACAGAATTGCATTTCATTGAAAAAGGTTATGCTAGatgtctaaatatatacacatacataaattcacacacacacacacacacatatgtgcgtgtgtgtgtgtgtgtgtgtgtgtgtgtgtgtgtgtgtgtgtgtgtgtgtgtgtgtgtgggtgtaccatatatatatatatacatatatatataaatatatatatatatatatatatatatatatatatatatatatatatatatatatataaattacaggaAATGTGTTTAACTAGGAATTTCATGAAATCCCTGAAAAATGTTCATGAAACCACTGCAACCATCAGTAAATACATGTACCTCTAAACGGTTAAGGGATTTCGAGAAATAGCTATAGTTTTAAAGAATTGTAattcaaagagaaacaaagaatataTTAATTTGCAAAGCGATATTTAAAAcacagtatgtgtatatgatcTATATTACTTATTACAGCAGGGAAGGCTGCCATGACACCTGCTATTGCATTTGAGTTTTGCTTCGAAGCATTTACACCAATTGTTTTTTTGCAATGATTAGGGCCACAGTTACATTTGTGGAAACCTTGCCCTCCAAAATCTGACTCTGAGCTAACAGCAGTTCGGAAAGATACTTCTGAGCTCGGATTGATGTCGCTTATGACAATCAACGCCGAGGCCACACATCAAATTCATTCCGAGAATAGAAGCCTTTTACGAAACCCGACTTCACCGCAATCCTGTAATTCATTTGATCCTGCTGAACGATGACACCGAGAATGTTCCTAGGATCTCCCCGCCATTATCAAATGTTCCTGGGATCTCCCCGCCCCCTATCTACAGTTGATATTGTAAGTGCTACAGTGTCGCCCTCCATTGCACTTTTTAATAGAACTTTGCGGCGCCTGATCATCCGATCTGCCTGATTATACTGAGCGTGGTAGGCCTCATTCTTATGCCGTGCAATATTGGTCATGGACTGAGTAAGGTTATCAGTCACACTGAGTTATTAGCAGTAGCTGTAGAGGTGAGGTTGTTCTCATCATATGCTCAGTTGCTCTCACTTACCGAGATGGGGTTAGTTTTGTCATTGACATCATTTGTCGATGTGTCAGTGTTGGTTATCTGCCTTGGGGGTGTTGTTGACGTCAACTGAAGAGGTTGGATTGTTGACATTATCTGCTGAGTTGCTGTCACTTGCCGCGGTGGGGTTATATATGTCATCTACCATGGGAGGGTTACTGACATCATTTGCCGAGGCGGGGTTGTTGATGTCATGTACCGTAGAGGTGTTGTTGACGTCAGCAGAAGAGGTAGGGTTGTTAACATCATTTGCTGAAGTGGGGTTGTTGATGAGCTTAAGTAGCTCATCTGTTTCCAGTCTTTCAATGATGTCATCTGGAACCGTAGAGGATATGAGGCCAATCTTAGCGGGGCGACCAAATAAGGCTTCGCATGGGATGCGCTTGATACCTGCGAGTTCTTTTGGAAATGTATAAGCTTAATGCAACAGTCCAGTCTCTAGTATTGTTGTCTGCAAGCCAGACAGTAAGCATGTCTTTTATATGACTGCTGGCCCTTTCCACTGACCCCTGGCTTTGTGGGGGGCGTGGTCTACCATGTACGAACTTGAGGGACGGCCACACATCTTTCAGTTCAGTGATGACGTGGACTGTGAACTCTTCCATTGTCAGCCTGAAGTATGGTGCTCCTGGCAGCAAGAATATGTCCATTGGTGATAAGCACCTTCTGCTGCTCTCTTAGATATGACAGCATGAAGCACACAGAACTTGGTGAGATGATCCTGGTGCACCATGATCCACTTGCAAGTCTTGACGGGCCGTGACTGCATATCAATGAGGTCGATTTGCCCTCTTGAGTTGTACTCAGAGCTAACAAGGGGCTTCAAACCACACTAGTTGTAACTTGTTTCTTCACCTCTCGTTGGCACTCAAGACATAATGATTTGTATGTCTTCAAAGCCCATGTGGTTATGTTACTTTCTGGATAGTTCACTAAGCATGCGATCTCTTCCTCCATGACCCGTATGAGCACGTCTGATGATGTCAACTGGATAGTTGGGTTGTCAggattcttctttcttatttctttctttcttcagacGAAAACCGAGATGGAAATGTGacaatttcattttttgtctgaagaggaacttgtgaaaagttcaaaacgttacgattattttcgttctcattgtggctattttcattttcattttttgtgtacacgtttgtgcttgtgttcacacacacacacacatatatatatatatatgcgcgcgcgcgcgcgcgcgcgtgtgtgtatgtgtgtgcttgtgttcatatatatgtgtgtttctttaaatatatgtatatatatatatataatatatatatatatatatatatatatatatatatatacacgcacacacacacacacacacacacacacacacacacacacacacacacacacacacacacacacacatatatatatatatatatatatgtatgtatgtatgtctctatctcattttcttttcccttctccctataatgtatatatagatacatatataagcacacatgcatacgtgcatatgtatacatatataaatatgcacacacacacacacacacacacacacacacacacacacatatatatatatacatatatgtatatgtatacatacatgtataaatatgtatatgtatgtattatatatatatatatatatatatatatatatatatacacacatatatatgtatgtatgtatgtatgtatagtatatgataAGGCTCATGTGTCTATATTATGAGGTTCATAACTTTTCATGACAGAATTGTGACATCACACGGAAATAGATTAGCGGGGACCACGGTGTCGTAATTGAGATAATGCAGGCCCTTTTAGTTATGCTGCTTTccagtaaacatatataaatacgttcaTTCTGTGACTTTTCGAAGTctggaaaataagaatgaaattgtATGACCTTTGCATGCCGGAGTGACACTGGACCCTGCATTTTGTTAGTGATATTATATATCCTCTGTCAACTACATTAATAATTTCACATTTGATTTGTCTATGTATCCTAACCCACATCgataaatatttccttttttagatatttattatattaagGTAAATGCGTATCATAGTAATCTAAAATGTGACTGAAATCTGGGTATGTTTGAAATATACTGATAACTATTATTGAATTTACTCAGTGAGTTTAGCATCCCCCTCTTTCCATAAACTTTGAGCATTGTCATTTAATGCCCATGTCCATTAATGAAAAcattaaacatacaaacactgaATATTGTCACCCTTGGATTATCCGCACCCTCTGTCGTCTGCAAGGCTGCCGGGAtctgaggggcaggggggggaaagCAGTTTACCAACTTCAGTGTATAATGTTAGTTTTTATTGATTATGAGACGGTAGTTGGCTTTTTTCCCCCTGCAGGGCGTTGAGCTTCTAATCTCATAAGCTCTGCTGGGGGAGCCAGTTTAATCGCCGACGACCAGATCATACTGTTTTACATGTTATAGTTCTGAATCAGACTCGCATACTgacgcacatacgcaaacacgaCTTATAAATCAAATCGAATCTAAGTAATCAATAGGAATCTCTTGTGAAAACATCCTACAGCAACGTAAACTTTTCAAAATTCGATGTCAGACAAGGACATATTCTGGTCCATTTTAGTAGACGATAAAACTGTAACAAATCGACAGTATACATATGACGTTGTACTCACTGGCGGATCAATAGGTAACTCAACTACCAGTGAAAACTGAAATGGACGTGTTACGAGCGAGGCAGATTTATGAAGACAATGAATGATGTAGAGAACTTTCATTATCCCCCctctacgaaaaaaaaataaaataaaataaagataaaagaaaaaatatcttcaaTACAAGAGAATTAGAAACCGGTAATGCATTTTACTATCTAGGAGCAATTTGAATAGACAAGATTAAAATACATGATATACGGAGCAAAATGCTGGGTAACTAAACAAAGAAACAGGTAAAGGACACAGGCGTTCGAACTCTGGAACTAACCCCAACAACTAGGTGTGAGCTGGGCTGACGGACTGATGAAGGGCTTATGATTAAAATGGCAAATATAGGTCTGCCGATGATATTGATACACGCAAAATCTCTTGTTCTACGCGCGGCACGGAGCAAAGGACAGGGATATGGCGAGCGAAAAATGTGACATTAATGCCAAAGCTATTACTGATATCagaagaaaagcgaaggagagcgAAAATTAAGGGAAGTTATGCAGAGGTACCAACGCAGATTTGCCCGGCGATCAATCTTAtagatgacgttgatgatgatacatatatttatgcgtgtatgttcatctctctctctcggacacacacacacatataatatatatatacatatatatatatatatatatatatatatatatatatatatatatatatagtatatatatatatatatatatgtatatatatacatatatatatatatatatatatatatatatatatatatatatatatatatatatatatatatatatacatatatatatatatactatacatatatactatatatatatatatatatatatatatatatatatactatacatatatatatatatatactatacatatatatatatatactatacatatatatatatac from Penaeus vannamei isolate JL-2024 chromosome 5, ASM4276789v1, whole genome shotgun sequence includes these protein-coding regions:
- the LOC138861744 gene encoding KRAB-A domain-containing protein 2-like, giving the protein MEEEIACLVNYPESNITTWALKTYKSLCLECQREVKKQVTTRQIDLIDMQSRPVKTCKWIMVHQDHLTKFCVLHAVISKRAAEGAPYFRLTMEEFTVHVITELKDVWPSLKFVHELAGIKRIPCEALFGRPAKIGLISSTVPDDIIERLETDELLKLINNPTSANDVNNPTSSADVNNTSTVHDINNPASANDLTSTTPPRQITNTDTSTNDVNDKTNPISSMTNIARHKNEAYHAQYNQADRMIRRRKVLLKSAMEGDTVALTISTVDRGRGDPRNI